In Cyclopterus lumpus isolate fCycLum1 chromosome 5, fCycLum1.pri, whole genome shotgun sequence, the genomic stretch CGCTGGTCGGGCCGCCGAGACAGGATGAACTGGTTGAGGTCGCCGCCCTCGCAGAACTCCATGATAAACCAGAGGTAACAGGGCTCCTCTGGGGGACCAAGCACTCGCTCACCTGCAAGGGAAGCACATTAGTCACTCACACAGTGATGCAAGCATACACACAACTCCAAATAGCTACATGTACAAAGAAAAATCAATAGTGACCAATTATGTTCAACTTAGAACATACATCTGGCCCAAAGTTACAGATGTGGTTTATTAGATGCATTTCATGCTCTTAGTAGTTGTAGTTAAAGTTATCAACCCGGTATTGCAATTTCCCTACAGGCAGTGAATGTGCACTCTAACTATCAGACAGCAGACATTTCCACTCAAATGTCCAATACCGTTGGATGTGTCCTGCCTCTCTTTATCAGGGGGCTTGTCTAAAAAGGTTACGCTTGGATAGTAATCTCAACACACTGACAGTCCCATTATGGTCATTTCACAGCATCTCTAACACAGGTTTTAGATCTGCAGATCGGTTAGTATTAACATTTCCTCCTCAATGACTGATTGTAAACTATCCATTATTCATTGCCCGTCTACTTATGATGCTGAAACCACTATGCAGGCCATTGATTGAGAATACATATTTCAAATACCTGTAAACAGATTAAGTGCCACTGATCTGAATGGGGTAGCTACAACTGCACACATCTGGACACTCAGGGGTTAGGAGTGATAGTTAAATCATTCAGTTTAACAAGGTAACCctaatgtgatttatattagAAAGCTTCAccatttacatttattgaaCGCAAAAGACCTGCACTAGACAAGCACAAATGAACCAATACACCACACGAAGACAGTTTTGCGTCTCAGACTCAGGACTTCCTTCACAAAATACACCCATCCCCCAGCTAGATTGTGTCATGGCGACACAAACAATAACGTTCCCTGATTGGGATAAGTCGTCCAAACTACAGTCAAATATCTTGTAATGTGTCATTAAGTTGGGTATATCGGATAGCCACTAAACTCGTTGCTACAACATTAGCTACATTAGTTCCTAAAGTGTTATGAGTTGTTCTTTAATTCGGCATACATGAAAACCAACTCATCTCACGCAGCGTTACCTTTAAGTGAAGTCTCCACCAGACGCAGGTACTGTTTGGACAGTTTGTTCCCGTGACTCATTTTCTGAGCCATACCGTTCCTCTGCAACACGCACTCCTCCAGCTGTACCACATTTTGATGCCGTTTCTCCAGACTCGCCAGCGCCCAGAACTCCTGCAAGGCGAGCTCCACGTTTTCCGGGGCGTCGCATCGCAGTTTCTTCACGGCAACTTTTGCCCCGGATCTCCGGGCCACCGCTTCGTACACCACGCCGTATGTGCCCCTTCCCACCTCCCGCAGCAGGCTGTAGCGGGGCGCCATAGCCCTGCGTTCCAAATTGTCCTGCTTGAAGAGGCCAgtgtcctcctccatgtcatGGCCGTCTTCCGTGTTGCCTACACTCAGACTCCGGAGCACATTGGACTCGTCAGCCCCGGTTTGCTGTTTGCGGTAGGCTCGTGCGCTCCTCGTGCGTCTCCGCCAGTTGTCACCTCCAACTGTCTCCATACGTCCTCCCGAATCCCTCACATATAGAACAATGTCCACATGTTGTCAACAACGGCACTGTTCACTAATTTCCTTGAACAGAGAAAACAGTTCAGCAACGGAACGACGGGTCAGGATTGCAACAATATGACAGTTTCCGGTcatgaccttcaaaataaaacccgtGATGTAGAATtagtttttttcaaattgtgtTAACATGTGAACACACTGTGTGGTTGTATTgatattttactttgttttacaGAACCCATCGTGTCCTATGAGTTGATTATTTTTGCGCAGAATAtaagtcattattatttgtatatatccATGTTGCATGCACATCAACGTTGCACTTCCGTGTAGCGGTTGCTGTTTCCGTGTACATATGAATCTTATCTTGAACAAGTAAATGGAACTTTCTACAGTTTTGTAACTTTTCCCTTACAATTAAGACGTGAAGTAATGATTAAGCAGCCGTTTAATAATGTTGAATTTAATGCAGGTAAATACTGAATTCAGTGAGAGCAGAGATGTATTCGTCGTTTGGGATTAATTTACGATACTTTATCCCCCCCAGTTTTCCATGGATGGTTTCTTCCATCCAACACTTTTCCAGCATGATACTTTACGTGCGCTAGGGCACGTGATAGAGCACGTTTTCTGCAGAGAGTTTGTTTTAGTGCACGTCACAAACGCGACAAATTGAATTCTGGTTTAATTATTGATAACAAATATGTGTCGTGCTAGAACTAATTAGGCAATATATTACATAAACAAAGTGTGCATTCTAAAAAGCCTAGGTTATTTATGGTTAGGATAATAATTGATTTCTTACGTTTATTTTAGTTCGTATTTATTTTAGCTCactctgctcagacacaaacaatgctcgtacaacctgagacacagcagagcggacagcatcATCACCCATAAAACACGCTTCTTCAACAGCTTCTTCACggccacagtcagactgatggcagcACAAATCCACTGAAATATGTTCAATAACCCAACACTACTTCGCTACACTTATGTGCAATATCTgccattttattaaaacaatataatgtaacactttctaatttaaaatatgtgccaattttttattacttaaaacaatataatttaaaactacCCCAAACTGTACATACTAGCACCTCTCTTATCCTAGTACCACCCCTCTGTATACATCACCACTTCTGTAcagtgttctcttttatatcttgtatttttctcttttttcttatagtataatgttatttctgaaacgctgactcggagagccctgcataaGAGTTCCAATgtgtttggactgttggtccaggcacaaatggcaaataaaaatcttgaatcttgaattggtgcacatttaaaatgagcatgGTTATGTAATGAAAGTTTACACAAAGTATTACTTTGTTTCTCAGTGGGTTTCATTAATctgaaactaaatat encodes the following:
- the LOC117731067 gene encoding serine/threonine-protein kinase 35-like, whose amino-acid sequence is METVGGDNWRRRTRSARAYRKQQTGADESNVLRSLSVGNTEDGHDMEEDTGLFKQDNLERRAMAPRYSLLREVGRGTYGVVYEAVARRSGAKVAVKKLRCDAPENVELALQEFWALASLEKRHQNVVQLEECVLQRNGMAQKMSHGNKLSKQYLRLVETSLKGERVLGPPEEPCYLWFIMEFCEGGDLNQFILSRRPDQRTNNSFMLQMTSAVAFLHKNNIVHRDLKPDNILISEKSGTPVLKVADFGLSKVCAGLGNPNEGEDQIKNVNVNKFWLSSACGSDFYMAPEVWEGHYTAKADIFALGIIIWAMLERITFIDGESKRELLGSYIRQGVDIVPVGEALLENPKMVLNIPQKRRSCMSDGVRKLLQDMLAVNPQDRPDAFELQVRMDQIICAA